A window of Medicago truncatula chloroplast, complete genome genomic DNA:
GCTACGGTTAAACGATCCTCTTCGGATAATTCGTCCAACCCAAGAATAGCTATAATGTCCTGAAGTTCTTTGTAACGTTGTAACGTTTGTTTAACCCTTTGCGCAGTTTCATAATGTTCTTCACCAACGATCCGAGGTTGGAGCATGGTTGACGTTGAATCTAAAGGATCGACTGCTGGATAGATACCTTTGGAAGCTAATCCTCTTGATAGTACAGTAGTAGCATCCAAATGTGCAAATGTCGTGGCAGGAGCAGGATCGGTCAAATCGTCTGCAGGTACATAAACTGCTTGAATAGAAGTTATAGACCCTTCTTTGGTAGAAGTAATTCGTTCTTGTAAAGTACCCATTTCAGTACCCAGGGTGGGTTGATAACCCACAGCGGAAGGCATTCGGCCCAATAGGGCAGATACTTCGGATCCGGCTTGGACAAAACGGAAGATATTGTCGATAAATAGAAGGACGTCCTGTTCATTGACATCTCGGAAATATTCTGCCATAGTTAGGGCAGTTAAACCAACTCTCATACGAGCTCCGGGCGGTTCATTCATTTGCCCGTAGACTAGAGCTACTTTTGATTCCGCAATATTTTTTTCATTAATTACTCCGGATTCTTTCATTTCCATATAAAGATCATTTCCCTCACGAGTACGCTCACCTACTCCGCCAAATACGGATACACCTCCATGAGCTTTGGCAATGTTATTGATCAATTCCATAATCAGTACTGTTTTACCTACCCCAGCTCCACCGAAAAGTCCTATTTTTCCGCCACGGCGATAAGGAGCTAAAAGATCTACAACTTTAATTCCTGTTTCAAAAATGGATAATTTTGTATCTAACTGTATAAAGGCAGGCGCGGATCTATGAATAGGAGAGGTTGTCCCAGTATCTACAGGACCTAAATTATCAATAGGCTCTCCAAGCACGTTGAAAATTCGACCTAGGGTTGCTCCGCCGACTGGAACACTTA
This region includes:
- the atpB gene encoding ATP synthase CF1 beta subunit: MRLTPTTSDTEVSGLEKKNIGRITQIIGPVLDVVFPPGKMPNIYNALIVQGRDTVGQEINVTCEVQQLLGNNRVRAVAMSATDGLKRGMVVINTGAPLSVPVGGATLGRIFNVLGEPIDNLGPVDTGTTSPIHRSAPAFIQLDTKLSIFETGIKVVDLLAPYRRGGKIGLFGGAGVGKTVLIMELINNIAKAHGGVSVFGGVGERTREGNDLYMEMKESGVINEKNIAESKVALVYGQMNEPPGARMRVGLTALTMAEYFRDVNEQDVLLFIDNIFRFVQAGSEVSALLGRMPSAVGYQPTLGTEMGTLQERITSTKEGSITSIQAVYVPADDLTDPAPATTFAHLDATTVLSRGLASKGIYPAVDPLDSTSTMLQPRIVGEEHYETAQRVKQTLQRYKELQDIIAILGLDELSEEDRLTVARARKIERFLSQPFFVAEVFTGSPGKYVGLAETIRGFKLILSGELDSLPEQAFYLVGNIDEATAKAANL